A single genomic interval of Asterias amurensis chromosome 1, ASM3211899v1 harbors:
- the LOC139940138 gene encoding beta-1 adrenergic receptor-like: MNLSGLGDVSLVNNTTANEDDLNSDGQETWVVLGTLMMIAGALVLALNSLCLIVLQRTTVITEPTKVFMISLNTSDLLLGASHLLPSAVEHVVGYWPFGDFLCQLYSSIGNIFFDSSLFSLLLLTIDRYIGTFFPLRYPSLMTVKRARLLVCAVWILLIIQAVLIYLIANWQKTGLQCFWQWEETQLRNIILAVHVLVPTIIITVLYIKMMMTALRHAKRIHQEGQVQNHLVGNHSYKAHRKSLTTVTIVTAALYLSLFPMVIIDVMKFVFEVDIPEFLPSLAYLFFTSNSWLNVIIYFLRNKELRKEALKVLKC; this comes from the coding sequence ATGAATCTATCAGGGTTAGGAGATGTCTCCTTGGTCAATAATACCACTGCCAATGAGGACGACTTGAACTCCGATGGTCAAGAAACTTGGGTTGTCTTAGGGACCCTTATGATGATAGCAGGTGCTTTGGTACTTGCACTAAACTCTTTGTGTCTGATCGTTCTCCAACGCACAACCGTCATAACAGAACCAACAAAGGTTTTCATGATTTCGCTCAACACTTCTGACTTGCTTCTCGGAGCCAGCCACTTACTACCTTCTGCCGTTGAGCATGTGGTTGGTTATTGGCCATTTGGCGATTTTCTTTGCCAACTGTACTCTTCAATCGGCAATATTTTCTTCGATTCCAGTTTATTCTCTCTGCTCCTTTTGACAATAGATCGATACATCGGGACTTTCTTTCCACTTCGATATCCAAGTCTGATGACCGTAAAACGAGCTCGCCTTCTGGTTTGTGCTGTATGGATTCTACTAATCATTCAAGCTGTGCTGATATACCTTATTGCCAATTGGCAGAAAACTGGACTCCAATGTTTTTGGCAATGGGAAGAAACACAGCTTAGGAACATCATTTTAGCAGTACATGTATTGGTTCCAACAATCATCATCACAGTTCTGTATATTAAAATGATGATGACTGCACTGAGGCATGCTAAACGCATCCACCAAGAGGGCCAAGTACAGAACCACTTAGTCGGAAACCACTCTTACAAGGCACACCGAAAATCTCTGACTACTGTTACTATAGTCACTGCGGCATTGTACTTGAGTCTATTCCCCATGGTGATTATAGATGTAATGAAGTTTGTGTTTGAAGTTGACATTCCTGAGTTTCTACCCAGCCTTGCCTACTTATTTTTCACGTCCAACTCTTGGCTTAATGTCATCATCTACTTTCTGAGAAACAAGGAGCTTCGAAAAGAGGCTCTGAAAGTTCTTAAATGTTGA